The genome window CCTTGGGCGCGGCGTATTCAATCATGTAATCATCAACCACATCGGTAATCAGCCGCTGGCGCGCGTTTTCTAGTTGTTCTTCTGCGCGGGTGATATCGGACTCGGTTTGTTGTTTCACCTCTTGCGCAATTTGTTTCGCGCTCTGCAATCGTTGCTGCAAACGGTCGCGGATTTCGCGGCGTACGTCATGTTTAATTTTTTGAACCGGGGCCGAACCGAGCGCGGCCAATTTATGCGGGACATTCATTTCGGATTTTCGTTCTTGTTCTATGACTTTCGCCAGCGTCTGGATTTTCGTCCCGGAGATTTTGGCGCCGCCTTCGGTGGCGTCGATGACTGGAGCGGGGATGCGCCGAATGTCTTCTTCCAGCATACGAATATATATAAGGAAACTTTGCACGGTGGGGACGGGCTGACCGTCGACGCCGTCCACCCAAAACAGCGGCTCGCGGCTGACTTGGCTGCCGTCCAGATTGGGCACGTCGGCTTTATCTTTCTCGCCTTCGATAAATCCGACGTTGCGACAGTTGGCGGTCTCGGCGATATGGGTCGCGCCGTCGTTGCGCTCCAACGCCAGGTCTTGCCCGACGAGAACAATCGGCGAGCAGCCCAGATACGACGCAGCGTACAAGCCAGCCTGAGAGACCATGCCGCCTTTGCGGATCACGCCCTTGCCGCCTGTTTGTTGGTCAAGCCATTGAAAGAAATCGTGCTTGTCGGTCATGGCGGTGAGGCGCTTTGAGAATTTGGCGACGATCTCAGGTCGCGCCTCTGGATCAAACAGCAGCCATGCGTCGTCGTAGCGCTCTTGTTTGAAATGGCGCAGATTGAGTTCGGTCGGGTCAACGGTGACGACGATGTGCGGCTTCACGCCGTGTTTCAACAATAATTCATAGGCGGTGTCCACAGCGATGAGCAGAAAATGTTGCTCCAGGCCGCGCAGTTGGTCGATGTTCTTCGCCAGCGACGGCCCGGCGGCGATGATGATGGCCGGGACGTTTTTGAACGACTCGCCTAACGCGGACAGCCCCGGCGTGGTTGTGATTGCATCCAGGTTGCCGAGCAGATTGCGCAGCGTCAGCGGGCCGTCTTTGAATTTGGTCACAAGCCCGCTCTGACCGAAGCGCAGCGTGTCTTGCGCTTCTTGTTTGGCGGCTTCGGCCCATTCGGCGAACGCGCCCACGACGGGTGGGAACTCGACAGCGATCACCGAGTTCGCCATGAAGTCCATCAAGTGATTGAGCACAGCCTGGCGAATGGCGCAGGGCTGTCCGCCGATCACGATTTCTACGCAGGGGTCTACTAGCAGGCTCGAAAGATCAATCGTTTGAAGCGCGGCGCGGAATACGCTCAGCGAAGGTTCCAGCAATAAAATACGTTGCGGTTCCTTCATCACTTGCTGGACTAACAACGCTGCATAGCCCAGTCCAAACCCGAACATCATGAGGTTGCGAGCGGACTCGAGCCCGTCGATGGATTGCACAAACTGTTGCGCGTGCATGACCGGGTCTTGGGGGTGATGCAGCGCCGCCCATTGCCCGTGTTTCTGCACCACCAGGGTCGGGTAGGCGGTGTCGGTGTTTCGCAGCGCAACTTCGGCGTCTTGTTCAGCGCTTTGAATTCGCGCGGCGAGTTGCGGGTAACGCTGTTGCAGCGCGTTCAGATTGGCTTGTTGAATATCCATTTCTCAACCTTATTGTTTTGCATAATAGACCATTTGTGCCATCATACAGGTTAAATCGGGTTTTGATGAATAGTAGGGCTTAAACAGAATAGAAAGATTGGATCAATAATAACAATTCACCGTCTAGATTAAGAGGGAAATATGAAAGATTTCGTTGAGTCATTTCCAATGACGATAGAGAAATGTACGCAGAAATATAGGTTATTACCTCCTGATGCTTCGAGTATTTTATATCACTATACTTCGCGTTCTGGTTTAAAAGGGATTCTAAAGTATGGCGGGTTGCGGGCGACATATAGAAAAAAAATGAATGACAAGGCAGAATTTGAATATGCCAAGAATGTTATTCATACTGCGATTAGTCAATATCTGAAGCGCAATGATATTTCTACTGCTTCAAGAAGCATTGCAGAATACACATTAATCAATCTTCAAAAGAAAGATGATGACTCTGATGCAAAGAGTAGTTCTTATTGTGCATGTCTCACATTTTCGTCTGATGATATGGACCAATGGAATACTTATGCTGAAAGTGGGAATGGTTTCGCCATTGGATTTGATTGGCTGAAAATTTTGAATGGACGAAGAAATAATGTATTAATTAAACAACCATTTTATTATTGTTCCCCCGTTATTTATGATGAACCTGAACAAAATGATCTTGTCATAAACATGTTAGAATCTGGGATTAATGATTTGAAAAATTTTGGGGAGACATGCTCTACAAACCCATCTTATTTAACTGCTTTTCGAAATCGAATAATAGAAGAAATTGTGACCCAATTATATGTAATATCTGATTTTATAAAATCACCTGAGTATAGCAGCGAAAGAGAAATGCGTGTATTTATAGATTTCAACGATGGGACATTAGAAGCAAAAAACATTCGATTTTTTGAAAAGAATGGAAAATCAATTCCATACTTAATGTTTGATTTTCGAAATCCTCAAACAAAAATTCTACCTATATGTGAAATAAAAGTTGGGCCGAAAGCAACATTTGAAATTGAAAAAAAATTTGTTGAAGAACGATTGGCTGATATTAAGCCAAATTGGGGTGATTCTGTTTATCCGCGTATTACACAATCACAATTTGCAATCACTTAATCTAGGACAATGTAATTCAAGGGCTGCCGTCGCTTCGCGACGCCTTGCCCTTGGCACCCATTTGCTCATAACAGGGCTTGGGTGCAACTCTGTGAGCGCCTGTGCAAAGAGGGCGGCAAGCCCGCACCGAAGCGAAGAGAGATGTACCCAAGCCCAGGTGACTCACTTAAAAAAAACGATGCTTTCTTGCTTGATTCATTTTAGAGAAACGAACACCATACCCCCATGCGAGCGTTATTATTCAATCCTTGGATCACCGATTTCTCCGCCTTCGACCATTGGGCGCGGCCTTTGAATCTGCTGCGGCTTTCGTCCGTGTTGCGTTCATGCGGGTGGGAGATCGACTTCTACGATTGCATCGACCGCCGATCGCCTGACCTGGACGGCTTACGCCCGCCGCAGAAACACCGACTCAACCAATATGGATGCGGGCACTATTACCGCGAAGATATCCCGCTGCCGGAGGCGTTGTCATTTGTCCCGCGTGAGTACAAACGCTATGGCGTCCCGCCGGAGCGCGTCGAGCAACGCTTGAAAGACTTTGCGCAGCCGGACATGGTGATTATTCCCTGCATGATGACCTATTGGTATCTGGGCGCGTTTGATGCGATTGCTATGGCGCGGCGCTTGTTCCCAAAGGCGCAGGTCGTAATCGGCGGCGTGTACCCGACGCTATGCAAAGAACACGCGCAGCAGCACTCGGGCGCGGACGCAGTCGTCACCGGACGCGACTGGTTCGATTGCGTGAACCAGATCAACCATCTGGCGGGCGTTACGGTTGAATGCAAGGGACAGCAAAGCGATTGGATCGAGCCGGACTACGAATGGATGCGGGGAGATTTCTGTTTTCCTATATTAATGTCCACGGGTTGCCCCTGTCACTGCACCTATTGCGCGACCCATTCGCTTTGGCCGAGCCATATTCCTTACCCGGTCGATGCGATCATTCATTCATTAGAGTGCCTGGTTGAAGAGTTTGGCGCGACTGATATCGCGTTTTATGACGATGCGCTGCTGGTCAAGAAAGAAGAATGCGCCCTACCGGTGTTTGAAGAAGTGGCGCGGCGCGGTTGGAACCTGCGCTTTCATACTCCCAACGCGCTGCACGTTCGCCGCGTTGACCGTGAGACAGCGCTTTTATTGAAGCGGGTCGGATTCACGACCATCCGGCTGGGGTTGGAGGTCGCGCAACGCGATATGCAGCGCTCCACTGGCGGTAAGGTGTACACCGACGAATATGTACAATGTATGCAATACCTTCGCGAGGCGGGTTTCGGCCCGCGCGAGGTCGGAACCTACCTTTTATTGGGGATGCCCGGGCAGCCGCTTCAAGACGTGGAAGACGCCTGCCGCGTCGTAATTGACTCGGGCAGTCAGATCAAAATCGCGATGTATTCGCCTCTGCCGCAGACGCCTTTGTTTGAACGAGAACTCATCGGCTTCGATTATGACCCCCGCACAGAGCCGTTGCTGCAAAATAATTCCCTCACGCCGTGGCGAAAAAACGCCTTTCATAACGAAGATTATCAAGCCTTCAAACGCTTTGTTAACGGGGCGAATCAGCAATTGGCGTCAAAAAATAACCCAATTTCGGCGGTTTTAACCCCCCAAATAGCTAAAATGCCTGAAAATAGGGCATAAAATCACGGTCAAGTGCATTTTTTTCTTGACGCAAGCGAAAAAAGTATTAAATTACATCTAATGTAATTACACACGCTTAAAGGAGAGTTCTGATGAAGAAGACCGTTGCTAAGACTGCCAAGCCGATGACCAAAAGCCAATTGATCGGCCATTTGGCGGAAAAGATTGAAATCACCAAAAAGCAAGTACAAGAG of Candidatus Hinthialibacter antarcticus contains these proteins:
- a CDS encoding B12-binding domain-containing radical SAM protein, whose protein sequence is MRALLFNPWITDFSAFDHWARPLNLLRLSSVLRSCGWEIDFYDCIDRRSPDLDGLRPPQKHRLNQYGCGHYYREDIPLPEALSFVPREYKRYGVPPERVEQRLKDFAQPDMVIIPCMMTYWYLGAFDAIAMARRLFPKAQVVIGGVYPTLCKEHAQQHSGADAVVTGRDWFDCVNQINHLAGVTVECKGQQSDWIEPDYEWMRGDFCFPILMSTGCPCHCTYCATHSLWPSHIPYPVDAIIHSLECLVEEFGATDIAFYDDALLVKKEECALPVFEEVARRGWNLRFHTPNALHVRRVDRETALLLKRVGFTTIRLGLEVAQRDMQRSTGGKVYTDEYVQCMQYLREAGFGPREVGTYLLLGMPGQPLQDVEDACRVVIDSGSQIKIAMYSPLPQTPLFERELIGFDYDPRTEPLLQNNSLTPWRKNAFHNEDYQAFKRFVNGANQQLASKNNPISAVLTPQIAKMPENRA
- a CDS encoding DUF115 domain-containing protein, with translation MDIQQANLNALQQRYPQLAARIQSAEQDAEVALRNTDTAYPTLVVQKHGQWAALHHPQDPVMHAQQFVQSIDGLESARNLMMFGFGLGYAALLVQQVMKEPQRILLLEPSLSVFRAALQTIDLSSLLVDPCVEIVIGGQPCAIRQAVLNHLMDFMANSVIAVEFPPVVGAFAEWAEAAKQEAQDTLRFGQSGLVTKFKDGPLTLRNLLGNLDAITTTPGLSALGESFKNVPAIIIAAGPSLAKNIDQLRGLEQHFLLIAVDTAYELLLKHGVKPHIVVTVDPTELNLRHFKQERYDDAWLLFDPEARPEIVAKFSKRLTAMTDKHDFFQWLDQQTGGKGVIRKGGMVSQAGLYAASYLGCSPIVLVGQDLALERNDGATHIAETANCRNVGFIEGEKDKADVPNLDGSQVSREPLFWVDGVDGQPVPTVQSFLIYIRMLEEDIRRIPAPVIDATEGGAKISGTKIQTLAKVIEQERKSEMNVPHKLAALGSAPVQKIKHDVRREIRDRLQQRLQSAKQIAQEVKQQTESDITRAEEQLENARQRLITDVVDDYMIEYAAPKALFEFLKLGPGGASDEVRREHIQRRLQALITAVEEANAILHESLK
- a CDS encoding DUF2971 domain-containing protein; this translates as MKDFVESFPMTIEKCTQKYRLLPPDASSILYHYTSRSGLKGILKYGGLRATYRKKMNDKAEFEYAKNVIHTAISQYLKRNDISTASRSIAEYTLINLQKKDDDSDAKSSSYCACLTFSSDDMDQWNTYAESGNGFAIGFDWLKILNGRRNNVLIKQPFYYCSPVIYDEPEQNDLVINMLESGINDLKNFGETCSTNPSYLTAFRNRIIEEIVTQLYVISDFIKSPEYSSEREMRVFIDFNDGTLEAKNIRFFEKNGKSIPYLMFDFRNPQTKILPICEIKVGPKATFEIEKKFVEERLADIKPNWGDSVYPRITQSQFAIT